One window of Candidatus Polarisedimenticolia bacterium genomic DNA carries:
- a CDS encoding DUF1844 domain-containing protein, translating into MSEDQKRNTDEIKVTDRRSFTQAGERRAPDQPKTEAKREKPAPAARSEDAATASDPHAIGFENFIRYLAQVALHQMAGERNPATGVVEVSLEEARQTIEILGMLKEKTKGNLSGEEQRTLEDLLYHLKVEFSRRAAAPRR; encoded by the coding sequence ATGTCGGAAGATCAGAAGCGAAACACGGACGAAATCAAAGTCACCGACCGCCGGAGCTTCACCCAGGCGGGGGAGCGGCGGGCTCCCGACCAGCCCAAGACGGAGGCGAAGCGGGAAAAGCCCGCTCCTGCCGCGAGGAGCGAGGACGCCGCCACGGCCTCCGATCCGCACGCCATCGGCTTCGAGAACTTCATTCGCTACCTGGCGCAGGTGGCGCTGCACCAGATGGCGGGAGAGCGGAACCCGGCGACCGGAGTCGTCGAGGTGAGCCTCGAAGAGGCGCGCCAGACGATCGAGATCCTGGGCATGCTCAAGGAAAAGACGAAAGGGAACCTCAGCGGCGAGGAGCAGCGCACGCTCGAGGATCTCCTGTATCACCTGAAGGTCGAATTCTCCCGAAGGGCCGCCGCTCCGCGGCGGTGA